GGCCGGGAACCAGTCCGGCCTGTGGGGCTCGATCCTGCCGTCGGCGTGGAGTTACATGCTCGCGGCGCGTGCACGCGGCCTCGGTACGGCGTGGACCACGCTGCACCTCAGCTACGAGCAGGAGGTGTCCGAGCTGCTCGGTCTGCCCGAGGACATCCGCCAGACGGTGCTGATCCCGACGGCGTACTCGATCGGCACGAACTTCAAGCCGGCGCCGCGACAGCCGCTGGACGACGTACTGCACGTCGACGGCTGGTGATCAGGAGGCGGCCATCTCCTCGATGGTGAGGCCGCTCAGGACCGAGCGGGGCTCCGTGATGGTCAGGTCCCGGGCCGGATCGGCGTCCGGGTCCTTCACCTTGACCAGCAGCCAGTCGCCACCGGTCCGGGTGAAAGCCCAGGCCCCGTTCAGCTTCACGCCGTGCAGTTGCACCTTCAAGTGCCCGCGCTCGATCGCCTCGGCCGGGTCGACCAGCTGCCGCCGGTCGTCGCGGGTGAGGTTCGTGTAGACGCCGGCGTCCCAGACGATCACCGCGCCGCTGCCGTACTGCGCGTCGCGGTGCACCCCCTCGTACGACGCGTACTCGAGATCGTGGTCCGTGGTGAACACCGCGAGCCGTTTCACGATCGGATCCAGCGACGGCCCGCGCGGCACGGCCCAAGACTTCAGCACCCCGTCCACCTCCAGCCGAACGTCGTAATGCAACCGCCGGGCGTCGTGGAGCTGCACGACGAAAATCGGCTTGGACAACTGGGCTCCTGATGAATTCGAGTTACCGCTAACGGTCTGTCATGTTGCGGCTGTACGCTTGCGACTGGTCGGGAAACCGGCCCACCAACTTCCTCCATCATCCGCCCCTGTCCCTAAGCAGGTGCCCATGTCCGTAGCCCCCTCACCGGCGCGGCCGATCGCCGTCCAGATCCGCATCGGCGGACGCTGGATCGCCGGCCAGGAGCTGGGTCGCAGGACCGGGACGGCCGGGACCGACGAGGTTCTCGTCAGTCACCACGGCCATCTCGTCTGGATCGACCAGAGCTCCGTCCGCGAAAGCTGAATCCCCTTACAGGTAAGGCTTTTCAGCAAAGAGTTTTCGCAACCAGGTTACCGATCTCGACCGCCGACTCTGACCCCGTCGGGTCGAACAGCGTCCTGGTCAGCGCGAACGTGACCCCTGAACGCGTGTCCGCCCAGGCCACACTGCCACCCATGCCCGGCCAGCCGAACGACGCCGGGCTCTCCTCAGCGGCCGACCCCAGCCGGCCGATCGCATAACCGAGCGCCATTGTCGCCGGATTGCCGAGCAGTTCGTCCTGCGCGACCAGCGCCGGTCCGGTGATCGCCGGGACCGCCTCCGGCCGGACCAGCCGGACCCCGTCCACCTCGCCGATCAGGGCGGCGTACAGCTTGGCGATCCCACGTGCGTTGAGGATCCCGCTCGACGGGTCCTCGATCGCGAGCTCCTCTGGCTGGTTCAGTACGGCGGCCCGCGGCTGCATCGCCCGCGGTACGACGTTCTCGAACATCTCGGCCAGCATCGCGAACGTCTCGTCGGCGCCCTCGGGCTCCACGAGTTCGGCGAGCCGATGCCGCTGATCCACAGGCAGTGCGAAGAAAACGTTTTCCTGCAGGCCGAGCGGAGTCACGATCTCCCGCAGTACGTCGGAGATCGTCCGGCCCGTCGCGCGACGCACGACCTCACCGACGAGCAGGCCGAAGGTCTCCGCGTGGTAGGTCATCTTCGTGCCCGGTTCCCACCAGGGCTCTGCGACGGCCAGGCGCTCTGCTTGTTCGGGGAGCGTTTTCCGAGTCGTGTCGGGTGGCAATGCGGGCAGGCCGACGGAGTGCGTCAGCACGTGCCGCAGTGTCGCCTTGTCCTTCCCGTGCGCCCCGAACTCGGGCCAGATCTCGACGATCGGCCGGTCGTAGTCGAGTACGCCGCGATCCACCAGCACGTTGGCGACCGTCGCGGACGCGCCCTTGCCGGTGGAGGCAGCGAAGTACAGCGTCTCCGAGGTGACGCCGTCACCGGCCACCGCGTCCACGACGAGCTCGCCGTGTCGATACACCGCGACCTGCAGACCGAGTTCGGTCTCCACCAGTTCGTCGATCCGCCGCTGCACCACGTCCTGAAGCTCCATGCGGGTACGTCGGTGCTGCGGCGGGATGTTCGACACGGTGTCAAACGTAGTCGTGCGCGAACTGGATCGTGCGCGCTCGCTCCGCCTCCGTCCCGACCGGGCAGACCAGGAACTCCGTCGTACCGGCGTCCGCGAACCGCTGCAGCTCCTTGGCCACCGTCTCCTCGTCACCGAGGACCGCGGTGTCCTCCGGGCCCGCCTTGCCGCCGCGGTCCAGGACCGCCCGGTACGCCGGCATGTCGCCGGCCGCCCCGAACTGGTCGTGGATCCATTGCCGGGTCGCATCCGGATCGTCCGTGACCGCGACGCAGACGCCCGCGATCACCTGCGGCTCGGGCCGTCCTGCTGCGGTTGCGGCGCGGTCGATCGTGGGGCGGATGAAGTTCTCGATCACCTCAGGACCCGCCCAGCTGGTCGTCGTACCGGCGGTCAGCTCGCCGGCCGTCTTCAGCATCCGCGGACCGAGAGCGGCCAGGATGAGCTCGGGCGTCTCGGCGCCGGTGATGTCTATCTGCCCGCAGGCGGTCAGCCGCTCGCCCACGTAGTCGGTGGGCTCACCGGCCAGCAGTGGGCCGAGCGCCTCGACGTACTCACGGACGAAGGCCGCCGGTCGGTCCATCGGCAGACCGAGCATGCCTTCCACCATGTGCGGATGGCTCGCGCCGACCCCGAGCGTCAACCGGTTGCCGGTCAGCACCTGGACGCTGAGCGCCTGCGCCGCGAGCGCCAGCGGATGCCGCGGGTACACCGGCACGACGCCGACGGCGTACCCGATGGTCGAGGTGTACGGCGCGACGCCCGCGATCAGCGTCAGCGCGTCCCACCCGAGCCGCTGGCTGAACCAGACCCGGTCGATGCCGGCGTCCTCGGCGGCCTTCGCGGCGGCGCCGATCTCGTCGATGGTCTTGCCCTCTTCGTCGATCCACAGTCCGATCCTCATGTCCACCAGTCAACGAGTCCGGAGGCCGCCGACCCAGACGCAGTTACGCTGTGCAGCGATAAGGGATCGTGATCGCCGGAGGTGTCCGATGGAGCTGCGGCAACTGCGGTACTTCGTGACCGTCGCCGAGGAACTGCACTTCGGCCGTGCCGCCGAGCGGCTCAACATCGTGCAGCCGGCCGTCAGCCAGCAGGTCGCGCGGCTCGAACGCGAACTCGGTCTGCAACTCCTCGACCGGTCCTCGCGGCACGTCCGGCTGACCGGCGACGGGGAGCGGATGCTGCGCGAGGCGCGCGCGGTCCTGTCCGCCGCGGATCGGGCCGGCGAGGTGGCCGCGGAGCTTGCCTCCGGGCGTTCCGGCGTACTGCGGATCGGCACGGCGCCGGGGCTCCGGGACCGGCTGGAGCGCGGCCTCGCGGCGCTGCGAGCCCAGACGCCGGACCTCGACCTCAGACTCACCTCGGGCTCCACCGCCGAGTACCTCACGGCGTTGCGGGCCGGTGAGCTGGACTTCGCGTTCGTCCGTGGTGACGTGGCCGCCGCCGACCTGCGCGTGATCGAGCTCTGGCGCGATCCGCTGTCCGTTCTGGTCCCTTCGTCGTACCGAGCCGATGACGGCGTGAAGCTGGTCGACCTGGCAGACCTGCCGCTCCGGCTCCCGTCCGACCAGTGGTTGCGGGACGAGCTGACCGCCGCCTGCCGGGCAGCCGGTTTCGAGCCGCGGATCGGCCGGCCGGCGGACGATCTCGAGGCCGCGATCGTCGAGATGTCGACCGGATCGCCTGCGTGGACCGTCGTCTACGGCACGGCCTGTGAGGCCGCCGAGGGCGCGCTCTGGATGGGGCCGTTCGCGTCGCCACTGAGCGCCCCGGGGCAACTGGTCGTCGGACCGGGGCCGACCGCCGAGTGTGTCGACGTACTGGTGAACGCATTCGGGTGAGGACCTCCGGCGGGCCCTGACAGCTCCGCCGGAGGCCGGTGTTGATTACTCAACAAGCACGGGATCGTACGTGGGAAATCGCGTTCCGAGGAGGGCCCGTCTCATAATGCGCCGAACCGGCGTTTGATGGCTCCCGGTGAACGGTTGCTGACGGTGCGGGATTAAAGTTGGTAGTTGCAACCAAATAGTCAGGTCGGGTGAGGGCATCGCCGGCCGTTTCCGCCACGGAGCAGCACACCCCGCTGCTCCGGTCGTCGCGTTCCCGCCGTACGAAACGGAAGCTGATGTCTGCCACCCAGGCCTCGCCGGCCACACCTGCCGACTCCACGCCTGCCCGATACCGCTCGCGGTACGCCGCCGGCGCCCCCGACCCCGCGCCGTCCGCGCCACCGCCGGCCGCCCCACCAGCCGGAGATCCCGAGCTCTCCCACCGCGAGATCCTGGAGATCCTCGCCGGGCTGCTCGCCGCGCTGTTCACCGCGGTCCTCAGCTCGACGATCGTCAGCAACGCGCTGCCGACGATCATCGCGGACCTCGAAGGCACCCAGACGCAGTACACGTGGGTGGTCACCGCCAGCCTGCTCGCGATGACCGTGTCCACGCCGGTGTGGGGCAAGCTGTCCGACCTGATGAGCAAGAAGCTGCTCGTGCAGCTCGCGATCATCATGTTCGTGACCGGCTCCGTGCTGGCCGGCGCCTCGCACAACGTGCCGTTCCTGATCGGCGCGCGGGTCCTGCAAGGGATCGCGATGGGCGGGCTGATGGCGCTCGCGCAGGCGATCATCGGCGCCGCGATCCCGCCGCGGTCGCGGGGGCGGTACTCCGGGTACATGGGCGCCGTGATGGCCCTCGCGACCGTCAGCGGTCCGCTCGTCGGCGGCGTCATCGTCGACACCTCGTGGCTCGGGTGGCGCTGGTGCTTCTACGTGTGCGTACCGCTCGCCGTACTCTCGCTGATCGTCCTGCAGCGGTTCCTGCACCTGCCGGTCGTACTGCGCGCTCCCGGGGGCAAGGTCAAGATGGACTACCTCGGTGCGGTGCTGATCGCGGGGGCGGCCAGCCTGCCGCTGATCTGGGTCTCGTTCGCGGGCGAACACTTCCCGTGGTGGTCGTGGCAGACCGGCGCCTACCTGGGCGGTACGGCGGTGCTCGCGATCCTGGCCGTGGTGACCGAGACGCATGCGGCCGAGCCGCTCGTGCCGATGCGCGTCGTACGGGAACGGACAACGGCGCTGGCGATCCTCGCGAGCGTCGCGGTCGGGATGGGGATGTTCGGGAGCGCGGTGTTCCTGGGGCAGTACTTCCAGGTGGCCCGCGGGTACAGCGCGACCGAGGCCGGGTTGCTGACCATCCCGATGATGTTCGGGTCGTTCCTCGGCTCGGTGGGATCGGGGCAGTTGATCACCCGGTTCGGGAAGTGGAAGCGGTACCTGGTGATCGGCGCGTTGTTCCTGACCGCGGGGCTCGGGTTGCTCGGCACGATCGACCACACGTCGCCGTACTGGTATGTCGGGCTCGGGATGCTTGCCATGGGCATCGGGATGGGCATGACGATGCAGAACCTGGTGCTCGCGGTGCAGAACACCGTGGACGTCAGCGAGGTCGGGGCCGCTGGTGCGTCGGTCACGTTCTTCCGGAGCCTTGGTGGTGCGGTTGGCGTGTCGGTGCTGGGGGCGATCCTGGCGACGCGGGTGACTGATCTGATTACGGGGCATCTGCGCGAGCTCGGTGCCGGGGCGGCTGCGGCGCAGGGCGGCTCGGGGAGTTTGCTGGACGTGAACTCGCTGCCGGGGCCGATCCAGGAGATCGTGCGGCACGCGTACGGCGACGCGACCGGACGGATCTTCGTGATCGCCGCCGGAGCTGCTTTCGTGAGCTTCCTGGCAGTCCTCTTCATCCGCGAAGTCCCCCTCCGCCAAACCGTCGCGATCCGCCCGTCCGAGGCTGCTGAACCACCTGTGCGTGAAACCGTTCCTGACGATCCGGCCGAGCGGGCTGCGGTGGTTGCGCTTGACGTGATCACGTCGGCGGAGCGTACGGCGCGTGAACGTGAGCGGGAGGCCAGCGAACGGGTCCAGGCCGCCGCGAACACGATCCGTCAGATGCGGACCGACGTCGCGGACCTGTTCACCCGCGTGGACCAGCAGATCGCCGACCTCGAGAGCACTCTTCCGGACGCCGAAATCCCGCAGCCGGCCGCGGCGATCCTCGACGCCCAGCGTCCCGCGGGCGAACTGGTCGACGAACTCCGCCGGTACGAGCTGAGCGTCCTCAGCGCCAGCCAACGCACCGCCGACCACCTCCGCGAAACCGCTCGTACCGAAGCGGATCACCTGCTTGCCGAGGCGCGCGCAGAGGAACAAGAAATCCGCACCCGCATCGCCGAGCTGGAATCCGTCGAACACCGCCTCCTGACCACAGTCCGCGACACCCTCTCCAACACCCCACCCCCACCCGCCGCCCCTTCCACCCACCTAGCCACGCATCAGGTCCACCCACCCGCTCACGAGGCGGCCACCTCCGGCAACGGCTACCCCGACGAACACCACCACCGCCAACCCTTCGGCTGAACCCCATTTGCCTGGCAGACCCAGCAATTTGCCTGGCTGACCCACCAAATGCGGGGTTCCACACCCGTATTCAGGGTCCGGAACCCCGCATCTCGTGGGTAGACCAGGCAAATGCGGCCGTTGGACGGGAGGGGGACGGGTCGGTGCGGGGCAGCGGAGTGTGGGGTTGGGGGCGGAGGGTGTGCGGGGGTGTCGGGGTGGGGTGGCATGCTTCGGGGTAGGCGGCTGTGAGGAGTGGTGTGGGGTTGTGGGACGTGGAGCAGGTGGTGGGGCTGGCGCCTGATCCTGCGTCCGCGAAGGCTGGGCAGGGGCTGGCTCGGGGGGAGAAGTGGTCGGCCTCCGGGGCCACGAATCGTACGGTCTGGGGCTTGTGCCAGGGCAGCGGGAAGCAGCCGTACCAAACGGTCGTGGATCTGGGCGGCCCGGCGTACAAATGCTCTTGCCCGTCCCGGAAGTTCCCGTGCAAGCACGCGCTCGGCCTGCTGCTGTTATGGGCGAAGCACGAGCTGTCACCGGCGGACGAGCCGGACTGGGTGAGGAGCTGGGTCGACCAGCGGGCCGAGCGCGCTGAGCGGCCGGAGCGGAAGCCCGGCGAGGTGGCAGACCCGATTGCGGCGCAAGAGCGAGCGGCCCGGCGCGCAGATCGGGTGTCGGCGGGCTTGGCCGAGCTGGCCGGTTGGCTGGACGACCAGGTGCGGCAGGGCCTCGGCGGGTTCGACCAGCGGGCGTACACCGAGCTGAACCGCCTCGCCGCGCGGATGGTCGACGCGCAGGCGCCAGGAGTGGCGGGAGCAGTACGTCGGGCAGCGGGTGTGGTCGGACGTGGTCACGGCTGGCCGGGTGAACTGCTCGAAGAGCTGTCCCTCGTTCACCTGGTCGTCGCGGCGCACGGCCGTCTCGCGGAGCTCCCGCCGTCGCTCGCCGACACGGTGCAGAGCCGGATCGGCTGGACCACCGAGACGGCCCGCGTACGAGAAGAAGGCGAGAAGGTCGAGGACGACTGGCTCGTACTCGGCCGCGTGATCGAACCCGACGACCGCCTCACGGTCCGTCGCGTCTGGTTGCGTGGGGCAACGACCGGCAGGATCGGACTGATCCTCACATTCGCGGCCGCCGGACGTCCGCTTGACCCGCTCCCGGCTCGTCCGGGTGAGTACGTCCCCGGCGCGCTCTCGTACTACCCAGGCGCTCTCCCGATGCGCGCCCTCCTGACTCAGACCGATCCGCGCCTGCCCGCGCCACGTCCCGCCGGACTCACGGTCCGCGAGGCATTGGCGTCGTACGTCGAGTCGCTCGCCGCCGACCCGTGGAACGAACGCTGGCCGCTGGTGCTGCAGGACGTACGACCCGCACGGCACGGCGACGGCTGGGCGCTGGTGGACGAGGCCGGGGACGGGCTGGAGATCCTTCCGGGGTGGGATGCGTTGAAGCTGCTCGCGGTCTCGGCCGGCGACCCGATCACCGTAGCCGGCGAATGGAACCGCGCCGGCCTCCGCCCGATGACCTGTTGGCATGGCGATCGGCCGGTGATCGTGTGAACGACGATCGGTGGGTGAGAGTGTGAAGGGCTGGGACGGGCTGGTCAGTTCGGCGTTGCTCGGCACCGATCGGCGGCCGCCGCACTTCGACGAGCTGCCCGAGCACATCCAGGAGCGCCTCGGCGACGGCAACCTGCTCGATGCCGCCGCGCTGGCGACCGTGTACAAGCGGGCCGGGCGCAAGCCGCTGCCCGATCTCGAGCCGCTTCCGGCTGCGCCCGGTGAGGATCGGCCGTTGCCGCGGTCGAACGCGGTGAGGCGGTTGGCCGCGATGCTGAGCGGGTTCCAGACGTTCGCGCTGGGTGAGTGGTTGCGTACGGCGGACGCGCACGGCTGGGGTATTCCGCCGGAGCACTTACCCGCGTTGGCGGACTATGCGCGCAATCGTGCGCAGTACCGTCCGCTCGTCATCGCGGCCGCCGGCCGTCGTGCGCGCTGGCTCGCGGATCTCAACCCCGAGTGGCGATTCCTGCACGCAGCGGTTGCTGAGAGCAACGACCCGGAGTTGTGGACGCACGGCAACGGGATCCAGCGCCGTACCTGGTTGCGTGCCGCCCGCACCCAGGATCCCGCCGCCGCACGGGAGGCGCTCGAAGAGGTCTGGCCGACCGAGTCCGCCGCCACCCGGGCCGATTTCCTCGGGCTGCTCGCGGACAACCTCGCGCAACCGGACGAGGAGTTCCTGGAGTCCGCGCTCGACGACCGTTCCCGTGAGGTACGGCGGGTGGCCGCGCGGCTGCTCGCACGGTTGCCGGGATCGCAGTACGGCGTACGGATGACGGAACGCCTGCACGCGCACCTCCTGCCCAGCCAGGGTGTGCTCGCCGTCGACCTTCCGCGCAGTCTGACCCAGTCGATGGAGCGTGATGGGCTCGACTCGCAGAACCCGGAAGGTGTCGGCAAACGCGCGTGGTGGGTCCACCAGATCGTCGCCAACACGCCCTTGCAGGCCATGGACATCACCTGGCTCGAGACGCCCGTCGAGGGGTGTGCTGTCGAGGTCCTGCAGTCCGCCTGGGCCGAGGCCGCTATTCGCGAGAGCTCGGTCGAGTGGTCCCGAGCGATCCTGCAGGCCGGATCGAATACCGGCAGTCGCGGCCCGGCCGAGTTGTTGCGGTTGTTGCCCGCCGAGGAGTGGGCGAGCGCGGTCGATGTACTGCGGAAGAACGTGGACGTTGCCGAGCTGGTCGGTGGGTTGCCCGTGCCGTGGCCCGCTCCGCTCGCGAACATGATCCTCGACCAGCTCGCCAAAGTCGGCACCAACCGCGCCTGGGCCCGCCTCGCCAGCATCGCGGCCCGCGCCGCGCCACCCGACATACTCGACCACCCGATCACCCGCGAACCCACCGGCGAGGAAGACACCTGGCTCCGCCGCCTCGTCGAAACCCTGACCTTCCGCCGCGAAATGTACGAGGAGCTCACATGACCACTGAGGTACTGCGCCCGCATGCGGAGATCGAGTACGCCGACGAACTGCAGGCGTTGCGCGCGACGGACGACAAGCCGCGACCGCCGGCCTGGCTGATGTCGCCGAGCGCCGTGGTCACGTACCTGCTCGGTGGGCAGGCGGGCGACACCGAGATCTCACCGAAGTACGTCGGCCCACGCCGGCTCGTCGAGGTCGCTGTCGCCACCCTCGCGACGGACCGGGCGCTGTTGCTGCTCGGCGTACCGGGCACCGCGAAGACGTGGGTCAGCGAGCACCTCGCGGCTGCGATCAGCGGGGACTCGACGCTGCTCGTGCAAGGTACGGCGGGTACGGCGGAGGAGGCGATCCGGTACGGCTGGAACTACGCCCAGTTGATTGCCCAGGGCCCCAGTGAGGCGGCGCTCGTGCCGAGTCCGGTGCAGCGCGCGATGGCCGAGGCGAAGATCGCGCGGATCGAAGAGCTGACCAGGATGCCGTCCGACGTCCAGGACGCCCTGATCACGATCCTGTCCGAGAAGACGCTGCCGATCGCCGAGCTGGGCATGGAAATCCAGGCCCGTAAGGGATTCAACGTCATTGCCACCGCCAACGATCGCGACAAGGGCGTCAACGAACTCTCCAGCGCGCTCCGCCGGCGCTTCAACACCGTCGTACTGCCGCTGCCCGACTCCGCCGAGGACGAGGTGGAGATCGTGTCCCGTCGCGTGTCGCAGCTCGGTTCGGCGCTCGAGTTGCCGCAGCCGGACGACGCTCTGGAGGAGATCCGCCGCGTGGTGACGATCTTCCGCGAGCTGCGCTCCGGCCGGACCGAGGACGGCCGTACGGCGGTCAAGTCGCCGTCGGGCACGCTCTCCACCGCGGAGGCGATCAGCGTCGTCACCGGCGGCCTCGCCCTCGCGGCCCACTTCGGTGACGGCGTACTGCGTCCGACGGACGTGGCCGGCGGCATCCTCGGGGCGGTCGTCAAGGACCCGTCCGCGGACCGCGTCGTGTGGTCGGAGTACCTCGAAACCGTCGTCCGCGAACGCGACGACTGGGCGCCGTTCTACCGGGCCTGCCGAGAGATCTCCGGATGACCGTTCACCTGCTCGGGATCCGGCATCACGGGCCGGGGTCGGCGCGGGCGGTAGCGACCGCGCTGGCCGAGCTCCGTCCTGATGTCGTCCTGATCGAGGGGCCGCCGGAGGCCGACAAGATCGTCGAGCTGGCGGCCTCGGAGGAGATGGAGCCGCCAGTTGCGCTGCTCGCGTATGCGGTCGACGACTCGACGCGGGCGGCGTTCTGGCCGTTCGCAGTGTTCAGCCCGGAGTGGCAAGCGATCAGGTACGGGTTGGCCGCCGGCGTGCCGGTGCGGTTCTGCGATCTTCCGGCGGCGCAGCAGTTCGGTTCCGCGGGCGGGCGTTCGGTGTCGATGGATCCGCTCAAGACGCTGGCCGAGGCGGGCGGGTACGACGATCCGGAGCGCTGGTGGGACGACGTGATCGAGTCGCGGCGCGGTGGCGCCGAACCGTTCACGGTGATCGCCGACGCGATGCGGGAGCTGCGGCACGGCGAGGTGGCGACCGGCCGCGAGGCGCAACGCGAGGCCTACATGCGCACCGTTCTGCGCAAGGCGGTTCGTGAAGGGTTC
This Kribbella sp. NBC_00482 DNA region includes the following protein-coding sequences:
- a CDS encoding DUF5691 domain-containing protein, which translates into the protein MGESVKGWDGLVSSALLGTDRRPPHFDELPEHIQERLGDGNLLDAAALATVYKRAGRKPLPDLEPLPAAPGEDRPLPRSNAVRRLAAMLSGFQTFALGEWLRTADAHGWGIPPEHLPALADYARNRAQYRPLVIAAAGRRARWLADLNPEWRFLHAAVAESNDPELWTHGNGIQRRTWLRAARTQDPAAAREALEEVWPTESAATRADFLGLLADNLAQPDEEFLESALDDRSREVRRVAARLLARLPGSQYGVRMTERLHAHLLPSQGVLAVDLPRSLTQSMERDGLDSQNPEGVGKRAWWVHQIVANTPLQAMDITWLETPVEGCAVEVLQSAWAEAAIRESSVEWSRAILQAGSNTGSRGPAELLRLLPAEEWASAVDVLRKNVDVAELVGGLPVPWPAPLANMILDQLAKVGTNRAWARLASIAARAAPPDILDHPITREPTGEEDTWLRRLVETLTFRREMYEELT
- a CDS encoding LysR family transcriptional regulator — its product is MELRQLRYFVTVAEELHFGRAAERLNIVQPAVSQQVARLERELGLQLLDRSSRHVRLTGDGERMLREARAVLSAADRAGEVAAELASGRSGVLRIGTAPGLRDRLERGLAALRAQTPDLDLRLTSGSTAEYLTALRAGELDFAFVRGDVAAADLRVIELWRDPLSVLVPSSYRADDGVKLVDLADLPLRLPSDQWLRDELTAACRAAGFEPRIGRPADDLEAAIVEMSTGSPAWTVVYGTACEAAEGALWMGPFASPLSAPGQLVVGPGPTAECVDVLVNAFG
- a CDS encoding SWIM zinc finger family protein; the protein is MGLWDVEQVVGLAPDPASAKAGQGLARGEKWSASGATNRTVWGLCQGSGKQPYQTVVDLGGPAYKCSCPSRKFPCKHALGLLLLWAKHELSPADEPDWVRSWVDQRAERAERPERKPGEVADPIAAQERAARRADRVSAGLAELAGWLDDQVRQGLGGFDQRAYTELNRLAARMVDAQAPGVAGAVRRAAGVVGRGHGWPGELLEELSLVHLVVAAHGRLAELPPSLADTVQSRIGWTTETARVREEGEKVEDDWLVLGRVIEPDDRLTVRRVWLRGATTGRIGLILTFAAAGRPLDPLPARPGEYVPGALSYYPGALPMRALLTQTDPRLPAPRPAGLTVREALASYVESLAADPWNERWPLVLQDVRPARHGDGWALVDEAGDGLEILPGWDALKLLAVSAGDPITVAGEWNRAGLRPMTCWHGDRPVIV
- a CDS encoding serine hydrolase domain-containing protein, which encodes MSNIPPQHRRTRMELQDVVQRRIDELVETELGLQVAVYRHGELVVDAVAGDGVTSETLYFAASTGKGASATVANVLVDRGVLDYDRPIVEIWPEFGAHGKDKATLRHVLTHSVGLPALPPDTTRKTLPEQAERLAVAEPWWEPGTKMTYHAETFGLLVGEVVRRATGRTISDVLREIVTPLGLQENVFFALPVDQRHRLAELVEPEGADETFAMLAEMFENVVPRAMQPRAAVLNQPEELAIEDPSSGILNARGIAKLYAALIGEVDGVRLVRPEAVPAITGPALVAQDELLGNPATMALGYAIGRLGSAAEESPASFGWPGMGGSVAWADTRSGVTFALTRTLFDPTGSESAVEIGNLVAKTLC
- a CDS encoding TIGR03564 family F420-dependent LLM class oxidoreductase, coding for MRIGLWIDEEGKTIDEIGAAAKAAEDAGIDRVWFSQRLGWDALTLIAGVAPYTSTIGYAVGVVPVYPRHPLALAAQALSVQVLTGNRLTLGVGASHPHMVEGMLGLPMDRPAAFVREYVEALGPLLAGEPTDYVGERLTACGQIDITGAETPELILAALGPRMLKTAGELTAGTTTSWAGPEVIENFIRPTIDRAATAAGRPEPQVIAGVCVAVTDDPDATRQWIHDQFGAAGDMPAYRAVLDRGGKAGPEDTAVLGDEETVAKELQRFADAGTTEFLVCPVGTEAERARTIQFAHDYV
- a CDS encoding MFS transporter, with translation MSATQASPATPADSTPARYRSRYAAGAPDPAPSAPPPAAPPAGDPELSHREILEILAGLLAALFTAVLSSTIVSNALPTIIADLEGTQTQYTWVVTASLLAMTVSTPVWGKLSDLMSKKLLVQLAIIMFVTGSVLAGASHNVPFLIGARVLQGIAMGGLMALAQAIIGAAIPPRSRGRYSGYMGAVMALATVSGPLVGGVIVDTSWLGWRWCFYVCVPLAVLSLIVLQRFLHLPVVLRAPGGKVKMDYLGAVLIAGAASLPLIWVSFAGEHFPWWSWQTGAYLGGTAVLAILAVVTETHAAEPLVPMRVVRERTTALAILASVAVGMGMFGSAVFLGQYFQVARGYSATEAGLLTIPMMFGSFLGSVGSGQLITRFGKWKRYLVIGALFLTAGLGLLGTIDHTSPYWYVGLGMLAMGIGMGMTMQNLVLAVQNTVDVSEVGAAGASVTFFRSLGGAVGVSVLGAILATRVTDLITGHLRELGAGAAAAQGGSGSLLDVNSLPGPIQEIVRHAYGDATGRIFVIAAGAAFVSFLAVLFIREVPLRQTVAIRPSEAAEPPVRETVPDDPAERAAVVALDVITSAERTAREREREASERVQAAANTIRQMRTDVADLFTRVDQQIADLESTLPDAEIPQPAAAILDAQRPAGELVDELRRYELSVLSASQRTADHLRETARTEADHLLAEARAEEQEIRTRIAELESVEHRLLTTVRDTLSNTPPPPAAPSTHLATHQVHPPAHEAATSGNGYPDEHHHRQPFG
- a CDS encoding ATP-binding protein; amino-acid sequence: MTTEVLRPHAEIEYADELQALRATDDKPRPPAWLMSPSAVVTYLLGGQAGDTEISPKYVGPRRLVEVAVATLATDRALLLLGVPGTAKTWVSEHLAAAISGDSTLLVQGTAGTAEEAIRYGWNYAQLIAQGPSEAALVPSPVQRAMAEAKIARIEELTRMPSDVQDALITILSEKTLPIAELGMEIQARKGFNVIATANDRDKGVNELSSALRRRFNTVVLPLPDSAEDEVEIVSRRVSQLGSALELPQPDDALEEIRRVVTIFRELRSGRTEDGRTAVKSPSGTLSTAEAISVVTGGLALAAHFGDGVLRPTDVAGGILGAVVKDPSADRVVWSEYLETVVRERDDWAPFYRACREISG
- a CDS encoding DNA polymerase ligase N-terminal domain-containing protein — protein: MSKPIFVVQLHDARRLHYDVRLEVDGVLKSWAVPRGPSLDPIVKRLAVFTTDHDLEYASYEGVHRDAQYGSGAVIVWDAGVYTNLTRDDRRQLVDPAEAIERGHLKVQLHGVKLNGAWAFTRTGGDWLLVKVKDPDADPARDLTITEPRSVLSGLTIEEMAAS